TGGCCGGTTCTGACCTTCAACGATGAGCAGGCGGCGGCCGATATCAACTGGCTGGTGGATCTGGTCAGCGGCATTCGCTCGGCCCGCGCAGAAATGAATGTGCCGCCTTCCGCCGTCGCACCGCTCACAGTCGTGGGTGCCAACGGCGTGACCCGCTCCAGGCTGGAGCACCATGAAGCCGCCATCAAGCGTCTGGCGCGGGTGGGTGACATTAGCCATGCACCGGAAGCGCCGAAGGGGTCTGCTCAGGTGATTGTCGGCGAGGCCACGGCCTGCCTGCCGCTCGGCAGTCTGATCGATCTTGGTGCTGAGCGAGCCCGGCTAGAGAAGTCCATTGGCAAGGTGGACCAGGATATTGAGAAGGGGCGCAAGAAGCTCGGCAACGAGAAGTTTGTCGCCAATGCCGATCCGGAAGTCGTCGCGGCTGAGCGTCAGCGGCTTGCCGAACTGGAAGAGCAGCGCGGCGTGCTGGCCGTGGCCCTGCAGCGGGTCAACGAGGCCGGTTGACCTCCTGGAGTTTGTCTTGGGAAGCGTGGGTTTCACGTTTCCCAGCAAAACAAACGATAATAGGAAAAATGAAAACCTGTCTGGTTCAAGCAAAACCAAACAGGTTTTCCGTGGCCGTGTGTGATCTAAAACCCACGAGGGATGCCGTAGCCATCCGAAATCACTTCCATTGTGATTGTACCCGAAGGTGGAAACGCCCTCGGTTTTTTTGATCGTGAAACAGCTTACGCCAGTGACTTATCGTCCAGCGGAATGCAGCTTTTGCACTGCAAAAAATCGCGTTGGAAAATCAAGAATAACGAATAAGGACTGCGTTGCAGTTTCGCAACGGTTGTGAAGAAATGTAAAATATTATTCCGCAAACTCGGGGATAATCCTAGTTTGACGCAAAAGGTTCCTTTCAATTTGTCAATTTTACGGCGTTAATAAGACCTTACGTAAAACGATCCATTCATATGGTGCGCTGCAATCGTGTTTCGTGAAGTTGTCATTTAGTTTTAATAGGTTAGGCTTCATTCAACAAAATTCCTATGTGTGGAGGGGACATGTCAAAAAAACAAATTACGCTGAGCGTTTTGGCTTTGGTCGCGGCGGCGCTTTCCAGCACGGCGGCTCTGGCGGGGGGCTTTTCCCGAGGTGAAGCCGATACCGACATTCTTTACGAGGATGGGAAAGTCAAGGCTCGCGCTGGCGCTGTCTTCGTCTCGCCGGAGCGTAAATACGACACGGTGGGAGGATCGAAATCATCTGACGGTAGCTTTAGTGACAGTTACTGGATTCCCAGTGTTGCCGCCAAGGTCCAGATTTCCGATGCATTGGGCTGTGCCTTTACCTATACCCAGCCCTTCGGCGCATCCTCTACCTATGGAACGGATACACGTCGCGCTGACCAGTTGGCCGGGGCTGCTTCAGGCAATTTCAACTATTACACCAAGAAGCATTTCATCACCAATGAATATGGCGGCACGTGCGCCGTGCGTTTCGATGTTGGTCCTGGCAAGCTCTATGTGTTGGGTGGCGGTTTCTTTCAGGATTTCGATTACACGGCCGATTCCTATTATGGAACGCTGCACCTGAAGGATAATTCGTCTGTCGGATATCGCTTGGGTGTGGGCTATGACATTCCCGAATATGCGATGCGTGCCCAGCTGATGTATCGTTCGCAGATCAAGGAAGAGGCCGATGGTGACTTCACGCCGCGTGCCCTGTCGGCGCTACTGGGCACTGGTGCCGTTTCTGCCGATGGTTATGGCACCTTGCCTCAATCACTCAAGCTAAGCTTGCAAAGCGGTATCGCACCCGGTTGGCTTGCCTACGGCTCTGTCAAGTGGACGGACTGGAGCGTTTTGCAAACGCTCAACTACAATATTACTGGCCTCGGCGCCCAGAGGGACGATTTTTTCTGGAAAGATGGCTGGACCATCCAGGCGGGCATTGGCCACAAGTTTAACGATCGCGTTTCCGGTACCGTCAATATCACCTGGGACAAGGGTGTAGGCAATGGCGCCGATATCATGACCGATACCTGGACGTTGGGTGTGGGAACCGAGATCAAGCTTGGCCCAGGCGATCTGCGTGTTGGGGCAGGGGTCAGCTACCTCACCGCCGGGAGCCAAAGCTATTCCAAGGGTGCATCCTATGATGCGACCGCTAATGGAGACTGGGCCTATGCCTTCGGTAGCTCCTACCAGATCAAGTTCTGATATCAGTTCATGACTCTATGAAATGGCACGGTTGCTCTTAAATGAGCGATCGTGCCATTTGCCTAATGGAGCTACGACGAAGCCGACCCAGGCTTTTCAGCATGTCTTACCCCTTGTCCCCTCGTTATGCCGGACGTCGCACTTGAGAGCTTCGTAGCGATCGTGAACATGTGTCCGCTAAATATGGCGCGCGGCCCTGTGGAGAGGGTCTCGCCAGGTGGATGCGTTGCCCTGACTATAGCTGATTTTGCTGTGCTCTGGTTGTCCGTTCTGTGCTTTATTTGCAACATATTTTATATCCTCTCCATGGTAATCCTCTTAGCGCTAAAATGTCTATTTCCCGCCACAAAGAGAGCGCAGCACAAGTTCGTTGCGAAGTTCCGGGTGTGCAATCCCTGCGCTTGCTTGATCGAGAGAAGATGGGTTCGGATGAAAAACCTCGGTTTTTCAGGAGGCTCCGGCTTATTCGGCACAGCAAAAGGCGTGGAGCAGTATACCGGCCGCAGTTTCAGGTCTCAGGCCGCTTTCTCGCCCGAAAGGCATTTTATGTTGGGGAAAATAGAGAGGACGCGAAGAATAATTTACCGGATTTCAATCTGGTTGCGTTCTTTATGGGATTTGGATCTGTACCCGGCTGCGGACGTTGTTGGCTCTGGCGCTGTCGTAAATCCTTCGCTTGTGCGTAGAAGGGCCTTTGGTCGTGGAAATGTTTAAGGTTTACGGTAATCAGGGGCGGACAATCGGACAGTCTTCAGCCTTTCTGCTGCTGTCATTGGCGCTCGGTAATCTGTTTTATACGGGCTGTGCCCATGCATTCGACTTCAAGGCCGGTGTCTCCAAGGAGTCCGGTCCCTTCGATCTGTTCAAGTTCGGCTTCAACGCTCAAAAGAGCGGCAAGACGCAGGATGCCGTTGAAGCCTATCGGTATGCTGCCGAAAAAGGTCATACCGGATCGCGCTGGGCGCTGGCCAATATGTATGCCGATGGCGATGGCGTCGTCAAAAACGATTATGAAGCCTTCAAGATTTATTCCGAAATTGCCAACCAGGGTGTAGAGCCGGGCTCGGAAGACACGGTCTATTTCGTTAATGCGCTGATCTCGCTTGCCAGTTATTATCAGCAGGGCATTGCCGGCAGCCCGGTTAAGTCCGATCTGGTCCAGGCCCGTCAGCTTTATTTTCAAGCGGCGTCCGCCTTTGGTTTCCCGGAGGCCCAGTTCGAGCTGGCGAAAATGCTGTTGGCGGGCGAGGGCGGCAAACGCAATGTTCAGCAGGCCAAGAAATGGCTCAACCTTGCTCGGAAGAACGGCCATGCGGGCGCCATGGCCCTGTTTGGTGATGTGATTTTCGAAGAAGGACAGGCGGCCCGTGGGCTCGCTTTCCTGACGGCAGCGCTTGATAAATGCGCGCCGAAGGATTGTCCGTGGATCGAGGATCTCCAGGAGCGCGCCTTCTCGCTTGCCGATGAAAAGGATCGCCGCGTTGCCGTGGCGCTCGTGCCGCAGGTGCAGGAGCAGCCCTGAGCGGCTACCCTACTACATCCTCTTCATGCTGCGACGAAATTGAAATGCCCGATAACCGGCACATGGTCGGAGGGCTTTTCCCAGCTGCGCACATGCTTTTCGATCTCTGTCGAGACAAGCCGATCGGTGGCCTCCGCCGAGAGCAGAAGGTGATCGATGCGAATGCCGTTGTTCTTCTGCCAGGCTCCTGCCTGATAATCCCAGAACGAGTAAAGCTTCGTCGCATCCGTCGTGGCACGGACCGCATCGGTCAGGCCCAGATTTTCCAGGGCTTGGAATGCGGCGCGGGTTTGTGGCAGGAAAAGCGCGTCCGTGGCCCAGACCGCCGGGTCGAAGCAATCATGCGGATGCGGAATGACATTATAGTCACCTGCCAAAATAAGCGGTTCTTCCAAGGCAAGCCGATCTGCTGCAAAGCGTTGCAGCCGGGCCATCCAAGCCAGCTTGTAGGGGTATTTCACCGGATCGTCGGAGGGATTGCCGTTGGGCAGGTAAAGCGAGCAAACCCGCAACACGCCATCCGCCACCGAAAATACACCCTCGATAAAGCGCGCCTGTTCATCAGCCTCATCGCCGGGCAGGCCGCGATTGACCTCATCTGGCCTGATTTTTGACAGTAGTGCGACGCCGTTGAACCCCTTCTGCCCATGGGTTTCGACGTGATAGCCCAAAGCCTCGATCTCGGCGCGTGGAAAGCCTTCATCGACGGATTTGATTTCCTGGAGACAGACAATGTCAGGCGATGAGCTTTCCAGCCATTGGCAGAGATTGGCAAGGCGGGCTTTCACGCCATTGATGTTCCAGGTGGCAATTTTCATCGGCAGGCTTCCCTTGGTTCAGGCCCCGGTTCTAACGGAAAGCCTGCCGTTTGCCACGGAGAATTATACCGAACCCACAAAAGCCTCACATGGCAAAGCTGGTGCCACAACCGCAGCTGGCCACAGCATTGGGATTGGTGATCTGGAAGGACTGGCCCATCAGGTTATCGACAAAATCGATTTCCGACCCGGCCATGTAGACCAACGATACCGGATCGATCAGCAGCGTGGCGCCATCGCGCTCAATCACCAGATCGCCGTCCTGCGGGCCTTGATCCAGGTCGAATTTATAGGAGAAGCCGGAACAGCCGCCACCTTCAACAGAGACGCGCAGAGCGTGCTTGTCCTGTTCGCTGGAAACGATTTTGGCGATACGCTTGGCTGCATTTTCCGAAACTGTAACTGTCTGCGTGGTCATTTTTGCCTCCTGACGGGTTCAAGGCCCGTAGAAACCTGGGGTTTGTCTATTTTTTCCTGTCAACTTCGCGGCGAAGCAGCAAAAATTGGCAGGAAGTTAGGTCATTATAAAGAGGAAGCCGGTGCCTTGCACGGGATTTTCCTATAGGTATGAACCATAGGCGAAAGCGTCAATGGGCAGGATGAAGAGCAGGCATGACAATCGATAGAAATGCATTGGGATTCGGTGTTGGAGAACGGGCGATTTTTGCTGCCGATCCCTGGAATTCGCGTGGGCGCCTCTATCCGGAAGGCGGCAGCCTGACCCGGTCCGATTTCCAGCGCGACCGCGACCGCATTGTTCATACGACAGCTTTTCGCCGCCTCAAGCATAAGACGCAGGTTTTCATCGGCCCCGACAGCGACCATTACCGCACCCGGTTGACCCACACGATCGAAGTGGCGCAAATTGCCCGGGCGCTGGCCCGCGCCTTTCGTATCGATGAGGATCTGGCCGAAGGCGTGGCTCTGGTGCATGATTTCGGCCACACACCGTTTGGCCATACCGGCGAGGATGCGCTGCACGAATTGCTGGAACCCTATGGTGGCTTCGATCACAATGCCCAGTCGTTGCGAATCGTCACCAAGCTGGAGCGCCGCTATGCCGAATTCGATGGCCTTAACCTGACCTGGGAAACGCTGGAAGGCCTCGTCAAGCACAATGGGCCGCTGATGAATGCGGACGGCGAGGGGACGCGCGGACCGGTGCCTTTGCCCATAACTGAATATTGTGAGATGCAGGATCTCGATATTGCCAGCCATGCCAGCCTGGAAGCCCAGGCTGCCGCAGTGGCAGACGACATTGCCTATAATACCCATGACATCGATGACGGTCTGCGCTCCGGCTATCTGACGTTTGATATGCTGGAGGATGTGCCGTTTTTGGCCGGTCTGATGCGTGATGTGCGCGACCGTTATCCCAATCTGGAGGCCGACCGGTTTACCCATGAGATCATGCGCCGCCAGATCACTCGGATGGTCGAGGATGTGATTGCGGTGGCCCAGGAGCGGCTGACCCGGATTCGCCCGATGTCGGCTGACGATATTCGCCAGGCAGGTGAAACCGTGATTACCTTTTCACAAGAAATGGCCGAGACCGACCGACAGATCAAGAAACTGCTGTTTTCGAAAATCTACCGCCATCCCGATATCATGCGCATTCGCGCTGGCGCGGCCCAGATCGTCACGGACCTCTTCAAGGCCTATATGGCCGATCCGACCTTGATGCGCAGCGACTATTGGGTGGAGCATACGGCAGGGCTGGAAACGCCTGCCAAAGCCCGCCATGTCGGCGATTTTCTGGCCGGGATGACCGACACCTATGCGGTGCGTGTCCACCGGCAGCTGTTTGACCATACACCCGATTTGCGCTAGGCAGCGGGCGAAACGCCGCCTGTTGGGCTGGCTTCGACCTGCATCTGTCTGGATTGATCCTCATGAACCTGTTCGCCGATTTCGAAAATCGAATCAAAACTGCGCTGGAAACCCTTGATCTTGTAAAGGAAAAGCGAAGCGAACTGTCGTTCGACCGGATCGTCGTCGAGCCGCCGCGTGATGCGAGCCATGGCGACGCCGCAACCAATGCGGCGATGGTTCTGGCCAAGCCGCTGGGCGTCAGCCCCAGGGTTCTGGCCGATCTGATCGGCGAAAAACTCAAGGAAGATGCGGATATTGCCGAGGTTTCCGTGGCCGGTCCCGGCTTCCTGAATATCCGCTTGTCCGTTGCCTATTGGCAGCGGCTGCTGGCCAATGTGATTGCTGGAGGCACGGATTTCGGTCGCTCGCAAACAGGTGCTGGCCGCAAGGTCAATGTTGAATATGTCTCGGCCAATCCGACGGGGCCGATGCATGTTGGCCATTGCCGGGGTGCCGTGGTCGGCGATGCGCTGGCCAATCTGCTGGCCTTTGCCGGTTATGGCGTTACCAAGGAATATTACATCAACGATGCCGGTTCGCAGATCGACGTGCTGGCCCGCTCCGTTTTCCTGCGTTACCGGGAAGCGTTGGGTGAAGCTGTCGGCGAGATCCCGGCTGGGCTTTATCCTGGCGATTATCTGATACCGGTCGGCGAGGCGCTGGCCCAGGAATACGGCGTGCGTCTGCACAACATGCCGGAAGAGCAGTGGATGGAGATCGTCAAGGATCGCGCCATTGATGCAATGATGGTGATGAT
The nucleotide sequence above comes from Agrobacterium vitis. Encoded proteins:
- a CDS encoding OmpP1/FadL family transporter; translated protein: MSKKQITLSVLALVAAALSSTAALAGGFSRGEADTDILYEDGKVKARAGAVFVSPERKYDTVGGSKSSDGSFSDSYWIPSVAAKVQISDALGCAFTYTQPFGASSTYGTDTRRADQLAGAASGNFNYYTKKHFITNEYGGTCAVRFDVGPGKLYVLGGGFFQDFDYTADSYYGTLHLKDNSSVGYRLGVGYDIPEYAMRAQLMYRSQIKEEADGDFTPRALSALLGTGAVSADGYGTLPQSLKLSLQSGIAPGWLAYGSVKWTDWSVLQTLNYNITGLGAQRDDFFWKDGWTIQAGIGHKFNDRVSGTVNITWDKGVGNGADIMTDTWTLGVGTEIKLGPGDLRVGAGVSYLTAGSQSYSKGASYDATANGDWAYAFGSSYQIKF
- the exoR gene encoding exopolysaccharide production regulator ExoR, which gives rise to MFKVYGNQGRTIGQSSAFLLLSLALGNLFYTGCAHAFDFKAGVSKESGPFDLFKFGFNAQKSGKTQDAVEAYRYAAEKGHTGSRWALANMYADGDGVVKNDYEAFKIYSEIANQGVEPGSEDTVYFVNALISLASYYQQGIAGSPVKSDLVQARQLYFQAASAFGFPEAQFELAKMLLAGEGGKRNVQQAKKWLNLARKNGHAGAMALFGDVIFEEGQAARGLAFLTAALDKCAPKDCPWIEDLQERAFSLADEKDRRVAVALVPQVQEQP
- the xth gene encoding exodeoxyribonuclease III; translated protein: MKIATWNINGVKARLANLCQWLESSSPDIVCLQEIKSVDEGFPRAEIEALGYHVETHGQKGFNGVALLSKIRPDEVNRGLPGDEADEQARFIEGVFSVADGVLRVCSLYLPNGNPSDDPVKYPYKLAWMARLQRFAADRLALEEPLILAGDYNVIPHPHDCFDPAVWATDALFLPQTRAAFQALENLGLTDAVRATTDATKLYSFWDYQAGAWQKNNGIRIDHLLLSAEATDRLVSTEIEKHVRSWEKPSDHVPVIGHFNFVAA
- the erpA gene encoding iron-sulfur cluster insertion protein ErpA, whose translation is MTTQTVTVSENAAKRIAKIVSSEQDKHALRVSVEGGGCSGFSYKFDLDQGPQDGDLVIERDGATLLIDPVSLVYMAGSEIDFVDNLMGQSFQITNPNAVASCGCGTSFAM
- a CDS encoding deoxyguanosinetriphosphate triphosphohydrolase; translated protein: MTIDRNALGFGVGERAIFAADPWNSRGRLYPEGGSLTRSDFQRDRDRIVHTTAFRRLKHKTQVFIGPDSDHYRTRLTHTIEVAQIARALARAFRIDEDLAEGVALVHDFGHTPFGHTGEDALHELLEPYGGFDHNAQSLRIVTKLERRYAEFDGLNLTWETLEGLVKHNGPLMNADGEGTRGPVPLPITEYCEMQDLDIASHASLEAQAAAVADDIAYNTHDIDDGLRSGYLTFDMLEDVPFLAGLMRDVRDRYPNLEADRFTHEIMRRQITRMVEDVIAVAQERLTRIRPMSADDIRQAGETVITFSQEMAETDRQIKKLLFSKIYRHPDIMRIRAGAAQIVTDLFKAYMADPTLMRSDYWVEHTAGLETPAKARHVGDFLAGMTDTYAVRVHRQLFDHTPDLR